One part of the Raphanus sativus cultivar WK10039 chromosome 7, ASM80110v3, whole genome shotgun sequence genome encodes these proteins:
- the LOC108815243 gene encoding F-box protein At3g26010-like isoform X2 has translation MAVERKTQLLEVMQTEILARLPLKTISRFKSVCKKWKSTLESVYFRRLFLSLHQNSSSSSWSLMYGAKELIGFHGCKTLDLPKSPASLIPPPFKRYYIGDCNYKGSSSGLVLLTDGSDKAYCYVGNPVTQQWVKIPPPTSDPAGDSTVFDLVTRLDEDGVVLSFKVVRLASFESTNNYLSSVLSVFVYSSEAGIWTSKVVHCLHQISNMSNINLNDHNKDYKRTLTTSAGFVVYVRALAKKEETVLKIWRLNNDDDDTWHLLWEVGFPITGNYAPMAMHPFDVGTVYLWSQRDHHLVSCNLRKRDYTLLGDAANDCFIDQSVCKKSVDEIWFPRSLSDLEEEDLNFRVCIWLFQFVIPRWMESVPRPPQAEIIDTTSLLSHATATHERMMVDENNDYFWFAC, from the exons ATGGCGGTGGAAAGAAAAACCCAACTCTTGGAGGTGATGCAGACAGAGATTCTAGCGAGATTGCCCTTGAAAACCATCTCCAGATTCAAATCAGTGTGTAAGAAATGGAAATCAACACTCGAATCTGTGTATTTCCGCCGTCTCTTTTTATCTCTGCACCAAAACTCCTCCTCGTCATCGTGGTCCCTCATGTACGGAGCAAAAGAACTCATAGGGTTCCATGGATGCAAAACACTGGATCTTCCAAAATCTCCAGCATCACTCATCCCACCGCCTTTCAAACGCTATTATATCGGTGATTGCAACTACAAGGGTTCGTCCAGTGGATTGGTTCTGCTTACAGACGGCTCTGATAAAGCTTACTGCTACGTTGGGAATCCAGTTACACAGCAATGGGTTAAAATCCCTCCACCTACATCTGATCCGGCAGGTGATTCTACTGTGTTTGATCTGGTGACTCGCTTGGATGAAGACGGTGTCGTTTTAAGCTTTAAAGTGGTTAGGTTAGCTTCGTTTGAATCAACAAATAATTATCTCTCGAGTGTCTTGAGTGTGTTTGTGTATTCTTCCGAGGCAGGGATCTGGACGTCCAAAGTAGTTCACTGTCTTCATCAAATCTCTAACATGTCTAATATCAACTTGAACG ATCACAACAAGGACTACAAACGGACCTTGACTACATCAGCAGGCTTTGTTGTGTACGTTAGAGCACTAGCAAAAAAGGAAGAAACTGTTTTGAAGATCTGGAGGCTGAACAATGATGACGACGACACTTGGCATCTTTTGTGGGAAGTAGGCTTCCCGATTACCGGTAACTATGCACCCATGGCAATGCATCCATTTGATGTCGGTACTGTCTATCTGTGGAGTCAACGCGATCATCATTTGGTATCATGTAACTTGCGGAAACGAGACTACACACTCCTGGGGGATGCAGCTAATGATTGTTTTATTGACCAGTCTGTTTGTAAAAAGAGTGTAGATGAGATATGGTTTCCAAGATCATTATCAGATTTAGAGGAAGAAGACTTGAACTTTAGAGTTTGTATCTGGTTATTCCAATTCGTGATCCCACGGTGGATGGAATCGGTGCCTCGTCCTCCCCAAGCTGAGATTATAGATACGACTTCTCTGCTTTCTCACGCTACTGCAACACATGAGAGAATGATGGTGGATGAAAACAATGACTACTTTTGGTTTGCGTGTTGA
- the LOC108815243 gene encoding F-box protein At3g26010-like isoform X1, translating into MAVERKTQLLEVMQTEILARLPLKTISRFKSVCKKWKSTLESVYFRRLFLSLHQNSSSSSWSLMYGAKELIGFHGCKTLDLPKSPASLIPPPFKRYYIGDCNYKGSSSGLVLLTDGSDKAYCYVGNPVTQQWVKIPPPTSDPAGDSTVFDLVTRLDEDGVVLSFKVVRLASFESTNNYLSSVLSVFVYSSEAGIWTSKVVHCLHQISNMSNINLNGTVYFTCLIVPGVVVAHDFYSESDQFRVVQLPDYPDHNKDYKRTLTTSAGFVVYVRALAKKEETVLKIWRLNNDDDDTWHLLWEVGFPITGNYAPMAMHPFDVGTVYLWSQRDHHLVSCNLRKRDYTLLGDAANDCFIDQSVCKKSVDEIWFPRSLSDLEEEDLNFRVCIWLFQFVIPRWMESVPRPPQAEIIDTTSLLSHATATHERMMVDENNDYFWFAC; encoded by the coding sequence ATGGCGGTGGAAAGAAAAACCCAACTCTTGGAGGTGATGCAGACAGAGATTCTAGCGAGATTGCCCTTGAAAACCATCTCCAGATTCAAATCAGTGTGTAAGAAATGGAAATCAACACTCGAATCTGTGTATTTCCGCCGTCTCTTTTTATCTCTGCACCAAAACTCCTCCTCGTCATCGTGGTCCCTCATGTACGGAGCAAAAGAACTCATAGGGTTCCATGGATGCAAAACACTGGATCTTCCAAAATCTCCAGCATCACTCATCCCACCGCCTTTCAAACGCTATTATATCGGTGATTGCAACTACAAGGGTTCGTCCAGTGGATTGGTTCTGCTTACAGACGGCTCTGATAAAGCTTACTGCTACGTTGGGAATCCAGTTACACAGCAATGGGTTAAAATCCCTCCACCTACATCTGATCCGGCAGGTGATTCTACTGTGTTTGATCTGGTGACTCGCTTGGATGAAGACGGTGTCGTTTTAAGCTTTAAAGTGGTTAGGTTAGCTTCGTTTGAATCAACAAATAATTATCTCTCGAGTGTCTTGAGTGTGTTTGTGTATTCTTCCGAGGCAGGGATCTGGACGTCCAAAGTAGTTCACTGTCTTCATCAAATCTCTAACATGTCTAATATCAACTTGAACGGTACTGTTTACTTTACTTGTCTGATTGTGCCTGGAGTAGTCGTAGCTCATGATTTCTATTCTGAATCCGATCAATTCCGGGTTGTTCAATTACCGGACTATCCAGATCACAACAAGGACTACAAACGGACCTTGACTACATCAGCAGGCTTTGTTGTGTACGTTAGAGCACTAGCAAAAAAGGAAGAAACTGTTTTGAAGATCTGGAGGCTGAACAATGATGACGACGACACTTGGCATCTTTTGTGGGAAGTAGGCTTCCCGATTACCGGTAACTATGCACCCATGGCAATGCATCCATTTGATGTCGGTACTGTCTATCTGTGGAGTCAACGCGATCATCATTTGGTATCATGTAACTTGCGGAAACGAGACTACACACTCCTGGGGGATGCAGCTAATGATTGTTTTATTGACCAGTCTGTTTGTAAAAAGAGTGTAGATGAGATATGGTTTCCAAGATCATTATCAGATTTAGAGGAAGAAGACTTGAACTTTAGAGTTTGTATCTGGTTATTCCAATTCGTGATCCCACGGTGGATGGAATCGGTGCCTCGTCCTCCCCAAGCTGAGATTATAGATACGACTTCTCTGCTTTCTCACGCTACTGCAACACATGAGAGAATGATGGTGGATGAAAACAATGACTACTTTTGGTTTGCGTGTTGA
- the LOC108818293 gene encoding uncharacterized protein LOC108818293 yields MERSPYYGSSYLDYLSLPDPHVCFFFMVVFFVLSLTWYLNYESVLEDTMNQLKLVFMLSPVFLLLLVHIFSGGLSFYVPWPEQDSIHRAGSSPWGVAVVLVIILFMVSYQSEIHEMWFPFGAR; encoded by the coding sequence atGGAGAGATCACCATACTACGGTTCATCGTACCTAGACTACCTTTCTCTCCCAGACCCACATGTCTGTTTTTTCTTCATGGTTGTCTTCTTCGTGTTGTCTCTCACATGGTACCTGAACTACGAGTCCGTCCTCGAAGACACCATGAATCAGCTCAAGCTCGTCTTCATGCTCTCCcctgtcttcctcctcctcctcgtccaCATCTTCTCAGGCGGTCTTTCCTTCTACGTCCCCTGGCCTGAACAAGACTCCATCCACCGTGCTGGTTCTTCTCCTTGGGGCGTCGCAGTTGTTCTCGTGATCATCTTGTTCATGGTCTCGTACCAGTCAGAGATCCATGAGATGTGGTTCCCCTTTGGGGCTAGGTAG
- the LOC108818292 gene encoding peroxidase 58 translates to MGLSSTNIPLLLFSLLMFGVLCNAQLSSEFYSKSCPNVTTIARRLIQRASRSDVRLTAKVMRLHFHDCFVNGCDGSVLLDAAPADGVEGEKEAFQNAGSLDGFEVIDDIKTALENVCPGVVSCADILAIAAEISVSLAGGPSWDVLLGRRDGRTANRGDAVAALPLGPDSMEILTSKFSVHNLDTTDLVALSGAHTFGRVQCGVITNRLHNFSGNNGQSDPSIEPKFLRTLRRKCPQGRSLTARVNLDPTSPDSFDNDYFKNLQNNRGVIESDQILFSSKGAPTVSLVNRFAKSQRTFYKAFAKSMIKMGNVRILTGTDGEIRRDCRRVN, encoded by the exons ATGGGTCTAAGCAGTACTAATATCCCTTTACTTTTGTTCTCGCTTTTGATGTTTGGTGTTTTGTGTAATGCTCAACTTAGCTCCGAGTTTTACTCCAAGAGCTGCCCTAATGTCACAACCATCGCTCGGCGTCTGATCCAACGAGCTAGCCGTAGCGACGTTAGACTCACTGCTAAAGTCATGCGTCTTCACTTTCACGACTGTTTTGTGAAC GGCTGCGATGGTTCGGTACTATTGGACGCTGCTCCTGCGGATGGAGTAGAGGGTGAAAAGGAAGCCTTCCAAAACGCTGGCTCTCTTGACGGTTTCGAAGTGATCGATGATATCAAAACCGCACTCGAGAATGTTTGCCCTGGAGTTGTCTCTTGTGCCGATATCCTCGCTATCGCAGCTGAAATCTCTGTCTCACTG GCGGGAGGGCCGTCATGGGACGTATTGTTAGGAAGAAGAGATGGTCGCACAGCTAACCGTGGGGACGCAGTGGCTGCACTTCCACTAGGACCTGACTCTATGGAGATCCTTACTTCTAAATTCTCCGTACATAATCTTGACACTACCGATCTTGTCGCTTTATCTG GTGCTCATACCTTCGGTAGGGTTCAGTGCGGAGTGATAACAAATCGTCTACACAATTTCAGTGGAAACAATGGGCAGTCTGATCCGAGCATTGAACCAAAATTCTTACGAACATTGCGACGAAAATGTCCGCAGGGTAGAAGTCTCACCGCGAGGGTCAATCTTGATCCTACCAGCCCGGACTCATTTGATAACGACTATTTCAAGAATCTTCAAAACAACCGTGGAGTCATTGAATCAGATCAAATCTTGTTCTCTTCGAAAGGAGCGCCTACTGTGTCTTTGGTGAATCGTTTTGCAAAGAGCCAACGTACATTCTATAAAGCTTTTGCAAAATCAATGATCAAGATGGGAAATGTAAGGATCCTCACAGGAACCGATGGAGAGATTCGTAGAGACTGCAGACGAGTCAACTAA
- the LOC108816030 gene encoding peroxidase N: protein MKTQNKAMGGQVLLTIFTLCMLYSGARAQLSPGIYDKTCPYLGQIVRKQVSMALKAEIRMAASLIRLHFHDCFVNGCDGSVLLDGTDSEKLAIPNVNSARGFEVVDTIKAAVENACPGVVSCADILTLAARESVYLTGGPMWRVALGRKDGLVANQSSANNLPSPFEPLDSIIAKFQAVGLNITDVVALSGAHTFGQAKCDVFSNRLFNFTGQGSPDATLETVLMSDLRTVCPVGGNGNVTAPLDRNSTDVFDNNYFKNLLQGKGLLSSDQILFSSDLAVNTTKRLVEAYSQSQSLFFRDFTCSMIRMGGIMNPVNGSSGEVRKNCRVINN from the exons atgaaaacacaaaacaaagCGATGGGAGGACAAGTGCTGCTCACTATTTTCACTCTTTGTATGCTTTATTCAGGGGCTAGGGCACAGCTAAGCCCTGGCATCTACGATAAAACATGTCCGTATCTAGGACAAATTGTCCGTAAACAAGTTAGCATGGCCTTGAAGGCCGAGATTCGGATGGCTGCTTCTCTCATCCGTCTTCATTTCCATGACTGCTTTGTTAAT GGGTGCGATGGGTCTGTGTTGTTGGATGGAACCGATAGCGAGAAATTAGCGATCCCAAACGTGAACTCTGCGAGAGGATTTGAAGTAGTTGATACTATCAAAGCCGCTGTGGAAAACGCATGTCCTGGTGTTGTTTCTTGTGCTGATATACTCACTTTAGCGGCTCGCGAATCAGTTTACTTG ACTGGAGGACCTATGTGGAGAGTGGCATTAGGAAGAAAAGATGGACTTGTTGCAAATCAGAGTAGTGCAAACAATCTGCCATCTCCTTTTGAACCTTTAGACTCTATCATTGCCAAGTTTCAAGCTGTGGGACTTAACATCACTGACGTCGTAGCTTTGTCAG GAGCTCATACCTTTGGACAAGCAAAATGTGATGTCTTCAGCAACCGGTTGTTCAACTTTACTGGCCAGGGATCTCCGGATGCAACACTTGAGACGGTACTCATGTCTGATCTGCGAACAGTTTGTCCCGTAGGAGGAAACGGAAACGTAACAGCTCCCCTTGATAGGAACTCTACGGACGTCTTCGACAACAATTATTTCAAGAATCTCCTCCAAGGGAAAGGTCTTTTGAGTTCGGATCAGATTCTGTTTTCCAGTGACTTGGCCGTGAATACAACAAAAAGACTTGTGGAGGCTTATAGTCAAAGCCAGAGCTTGTTTTTCAGGGACTTCACTTGTTCGATGATCAGAATGGGTGGTATTATGAATCCTGTCAATGGATCTAGTGGGGAGGTTAGAAAAAACTGTAGAGTTATTAATAACTAG
- the LOC108817933 gene encoding uncharacterized protein LOC108817933, with protein sequence MNNDLMNPPPPQQRMNPPPPLQVMNPVQPRIMNQAPLLNQSQSLNHTVMVMNQQPQAMLNNNNQPLMMNPRNYNLNPSLSSEYHNQPNNFPSKMNRNNNNWKGKKIANDKRPPMMRMRNNNNSAIPIYNPGGYKPPALNELQSQNRLKTRKFYPKKKYGANNNNNNNRYVPYAPRNTTSFIIRAKKSGGIAELVSPSPLTPAVLPTPMFSPSREVLGDMAKEEWGVDGYGSMKGLIRLRSDGHELEPYDDDEVEEEGDGSSESDVEEHVEVERRIDHDLSRFEMIYPSYGGGSEYNNVLENRVDDQDSHIAQLEEENLTLKERLFLMERELGDLRRRLQYLERRNMVAGDVNEEVVENESESEGDDTGGSDARTSGDTKENLVVAEDVCMQDVGAKENNDSKSKADEAKETQHTIGKEQGEKGFEQCEEANPVMVGMDQSKGNEMAIEKVEDASENDSIGEQGTTI encoded by the coding sequence ATGAACAACGATCTGATGAATCCTCCACCGCCTCAGCAGAGGATGAATCCGCCGCCGCCGTTGCAGGTTATGAATCCGGTTCAGCCTCGTATTATGAACCAGGCTCCCTTACTAAACCAGTCCCAAAGCTTGAACCATACGGTTATGGTTATGAACCAGCAGCCACAGGCTATGttgaacaacaacaaccaacCTCTGATGATGAATCCCCGTAACTATAACCTTAACCCTAGCTTGAGCTCCGAGTATCACAACCAGCCTAACAACTTCCCCTCCAAAATGAACCGTAACAACAACAACTGGAAAGGGAAGAAGATCGCGAACGACAAGAGACCTCCGATGATGAGGATgcgtaacaacaacaactcCGCTATTCCGATCTACAACCCCGGTGGTTACAAGCCGCCCGCGCTCAACGAGCTCCAATCTCAGAACCGGCTGAAAACGAGGAAGTTCTACCCGAAGAAGAAGTACGGCGctaataataacaataacaataacCGTTACGTCCCTTACGCTCCGAGGAACACGACGTCGTTTATCATTCGAGCGAAGAAATCCGGCGGAATCGCCGAGCTGGTGTCTCCGTCCCCCTTGACGCCCGCCGTGCTCCCGACGCCGATGTTCTCTCCGTCGAGGGAGGTGCTGGGAGACATGGCGAAGGAGGAGTGGGGTGTCGACGGTTACGGATCCATGAAGGGGCTGATTAGGCTTAGATCTGATGGACATGAGCTGGAGCCGTACGATGATGATGAGGTGGAAGAGGAAGGTGATGGATCGAGTGAGAGTGATGTGGAGGAGCATGTGGAGGTTGAGAGGAGGATTGACCATGATTTGAGCAGGTTTGAGATGATTTATCCGAGTTACGGTGGCGGGTCTGAGTATAACAATGTGTTGGAGAATCGGGTGGATGATCAGGATAGTCATATTGCGCAGCTTGAGGAGGAGAACTTGACGTTGAAGGAGAGGCTGTTCTTGATGGAGAGGGAGTTGGGTGATTTGAGGAGGAGGTTGCAGTATCTGGAGAGGAGGAACATGGTTGCTGGAGATGTTAATGAAGAGGTTGTTGAGAATGAGTCTGAAAGTGAGGGTGATGACACAGGAGGGTCTGATGCACGTACTAGTGGGGATACAAAGGAGAATCTTGTTGTTGCAGAAGACGTTTGTATGCAGGATGTTGGGGCGAAAGAAAATAATGACAGCAAGAGCAAAGCGGATGAAGCAAAAGAGACCCAACATACTATTGGTAAGGAACAGGGTGAAAAGGGTTTTGAACAATGCGAGGAAGCCAATCCGGTTATGGTTGGTATGGATCAGAGTAAGGGAAATGAGATGGCGATTGAGAAGGTTGAAGATGCATCAGAGAATGATTCTATTGGAGAACAAGGAACCACCATATGA
- the LOC108814961 gene encoding mediator of RNA polymerase II transcription subunit 31 — MASPPEEMDDDEIQSPPKSTYKDPDDGRQRFLLELEFIQCLANPTYIHYLAQNRYFEDEAFIEYLKYLQYWQRPEYIKFIMYPHCLYFLELLQNPNFRSAMAHPASKELAHRQQFYYWKNYRNNRLKHILPRPLPEPVAPQPPPVPSSSLPPAPSAPPAAPSPAISPMQYNNNMLPKNESRNMVSAGIDRRKRKKGP; from the exons ATGGCTTCGCCACCAGAGGAGATGGATGATGATGAAATTCAATCCCC GCCAAAGAGCACTTACAAGGATCCCGACGATGGAAGGCAACGATTCTTACTTGAACTTGAATTCATTCAGTGTCTCGCCAATCCTACTTACATCCATT ACCTGGCGCAGAATCGGTATTTTGAAGATGAAGCATTTATTGAGTACCTCAAGTATCTTCAATACTGGCAGCGACCTGAGTACATCAAGTTCATTAT GTATCCACATTGCCTATATTTCCTCGAACTTCTTCAAAACCCCAACTTCAGGAGTGCGATGGCCCATCCTGCAAGCAAG GAATTGGCACATAGGCAACAGTTTTACTATTGGAAGAACTACAGAAACAACAGGCTGAAGCACATTCTACCTCGTCCTCTTCCAGAGCCTGTAGCTCCACAACCGCCACCTGTGCCTTCATCTTCTCTTCCTCCTGCCCCATCTGCACCTCCTGCTGCTCCCTCTCCAGCTATTTCTCCGATGCAGTACAACAATAATATGCTTCCTAAGAACGAGTCGCGGAATATGGTTTCTGCTGGAATTGACCGTAGGAAGAGAAA GAAAGGTCCATAA
- the LOC108814872 gene encoding uncharacterized protein LOC108814872, translated as MATSAAMKKPKVEEEAEAEAANRLSAHQIPNDKEGLIDFMDQRAKSIEALKHQLSNLDRKLAEERKLMADAEAKFLRVDRVESAAFTNGKPKVPAGKTGSLLGIAEFWTEGDKVKTANGTSSPHPRSEMKPLKMPSIILPPSFKRKASAPIRPDNANETSQPQPVDTSDSNVPNGSEAKRSRTVVPNEVVRETQAHVRDNHSDKDSAKPRIRVSNNVSGQAAQQEKSEFHGHEELIALIGRSSLRATIESRTLAMLPSGHTKRMRSLALSPSNRDLFATSALDGVVHFWKLQSDRSSATLFKTVNRVEVDQKRWAEDIAWHPHKSALFSVYTADEGHAQISALYLNESRETCESKFLKDRPHSKGLINRIMFTPWDDPCFLTGGCDHAVVLWREQCENNAWKSMLLHKDLHTSSVMGLAGMRHNNLVLSCGDDRRFIGFDAREEKVTFKHRLDNKCTNLLPNPRDVNLVMLQTRQLDRQLRLYDVRLPQTELFSFGWKQESSESQSALINQSWSPDGLHISSGSSDPAIHIFDIRYNAVSPSLSIKAHKKRVFKAEWHSSNQLLVSISSDLEIGIHKLW; from the exons ATGGCGACTTCGGCAGCGATGAAAAAACCAAAAGtcgaagaagaagcagaagcagaAGCAGCAAATAGGCTGTCAGCTCATCAAATCCCGAATGATAAAGAAGGTCTTATAGATTTCATGGACCAGCGTGCCAAGTCCATCGAAGCCCTTAAACACCAGCTCTCAAACCTCGACAGGAAG CTTGCTGAAGAGAGAAAACTGATGGCTGATGCGGAGGCCAAGTTTTTACGAGTTGACCGAGTTGAAAGCGCCGCCTTTACCAATGGAAAACCGAAGGTGCCTGCTGGTAAAACTGGAAGCTTACTTGGTATAGCAGAGTTCTGGACCGAGGGAGATAAGGTGAAGACTGCTAATGGAACCTCTTCTCCTCATCCCCGTAGCGAGATGAAACCGTTGAAAATGCCATCCATTATTTTGCCGCCTTCTTTCAAGCGAAAAGCTTCTGCTCCTATTAGACCAGACAACGCGAATGAGACCTCACAACCTCAACCCGTGGATACAAGTGATTCCAACGTCCCAAATGGGTCCGAAGCCAAGAGGTCTCGTACTGTTGTTCCTAATGAAGTGGTTAGGGAAACCCAAGCACATGTCCGAGATAACCACAGTGATAAGGATTCTGCAAAGCCAAGAATCAGAGTTTCCAATAACGTTTCTGGACAAGCAGCGCAACAGGAAAAGTCCg agTTCCATGGACATGAAGAGTTGATAGCGCTTATAGGTAGGAGCTCTTTGCGTGCCACAATTGAAAGTCGTACCCTAGCTATGCTACCAAGTGGCCACACCAAAAGAATGAGAAGCCTTGCTCTTTCTCCTTCCAACCGTGATCTTTTTGCTACAAG TGCATTGGACGGTGTGGTTCATTTTTGGAAGCTCCAGTCTGATAG GTCCTCAGCTACTCTGTTTAAGACGGTTAACCGGGTGGAAGTAGATCAGAAGAGATGGGCAGAAGATATAGCTTGGCATCCACACAAAAGTGCACTTTTCTCTGTCTATACCGCAGATGAAGGTCACGCTCAGATATCAGCCTTGTACCTGAACGAATCTCGAGAG ACTTGTGAGTCAAAGTTTCTGAAGGACAGACCTCATAGCAAAGGTCTTATCAACAGAATCATGTTTACGCCTTGGGATGATCCTTGTTTCCTCACAGGTGGGTGTGACCATGCAGTAGTGTTATGGCGTGAACAATGCGAGAACAACGCATGGAAGTCAATGCTTCTGCATAAGGACTTGCACACGTCATCCGTGATGGGACTTGCTGGAATGCGCCATAACAATCTCGTCTTGTCATGTGGAGACGACAGGAGATTTATTGGGTTTGATGCACGAGAAGAAAAAGTCACATTCAAGCATAGACTAGACAACAAATGCACAAACTTGCTGCCAAACCCGCGCGATGTTAATCTTGTCATGCTTCAGACAAG GCAGCTAGACAGGCAACTTCGGTTGTACGATGTAAGATTGCCTCAGACGGAACTGTTTTCTTTTGGGTGGAAGCAAGAAAGCAGCGAGTCGCAGTCGGCTCTAATCAACCAGTCTTGGTCCCCAGATGGTTTGCACATCTCATCTGGCTCTTCAGACCCGGCGATCCACATCTTTGATATACGCTACAATGCGGTGAGCCCGTCTCTGTCGATCAAGGCTCATAAGAAGAGAGTGTTCAAAGCTGAGTGGCACTCTTCTAATCAGCTACTTGTCTCCATCTCATCAGATTTAGAAATCGGGATTCACAAGCTATGGTGA